A genomic segment from Aegilops tauschii subsp. strangulata cultivar AL8/78 chromosome 1, Aet v6.0, whole genome shotgun sequence encodes:
- the LOC141039187 gene encoding uncharacterized protein, whose product MHRVAFNEQAHLTDVVASEKASKSMLTEYFKANQNHPWARNILYKDFPGRFTWQKGKKYWKERVERYQIGRIVSANPAEGERYYLRVLLNHVAGKTSYEDLLTVDGRLCGSFREAAERLGLIEADNTLDDCLTEAEQWAMPCSLRRLFATILVHCEPGDVRGLWDRHFEPMSDDYRRSHTCPIEVEQMVLLDIRGMLQSMGKDIADFALPCIDDAFDPTEGEAREVIEESNVDFDINDTKLASSLNLEQRAAYDEILASVERGDGGVFSVDGPGGTGKTFLYRALLAKVRSEGNIAIATATSGVAASIMPGGRTAHSRFKIPLSCDDGASCTFTKQSGTAKLLRMASLILWDEATMTKRQAVEALDNSMRDIMGRRDRPFGGKTVVFGGDFRQVLPVVRRGSRGQIIDATLRSSHLWKGMRQLRLVTNMRAHNDTWFADYLLRVGNGTEEVDDQGNIRLPEDICVPSTGEGDDLEKLIDHVFPRLDDNMSDPNYMTSRAILSTTNDNVDKINIRMVEHFRGEEVIYHSFDSVEDDPYGYYAPEFLNGLTPNGLPPHALKLKLNCPVILLRNIDPANGLCNGTRLVVRGFERNAIDAEIVIGQHTGRRVFLPRIPLCPSDNDMFPFKFKRKQFPVRLSFAMTINKAQGQTIPIVGVYLPNPVFSHGQLYVALSRATAKRNIKILIEKEKEKENAKKQSGKPKKPKEKANKQKDNPKKRKRPTVSLLTSMKNIVYKEVLTG is encoded by the coding sequence ATGCACAGGGTGGCATTCAATGAGCAAGCTCACTTGACCGACGTAGTCGCCTCTGAGAAAGCTTCCAAATCCATGTTGACAGAGTATTTCAAAGCTAACCAAAACCACCCGTGGGCTAGGAATATATTGTACAAGGATTTTCCTGGAAGGTTCACATGGCAGAAGGGTAAGAAGTATTGGAAAGAGCGGGTGGAGCGTTATCAGATAGGTCGAATTGTGTCTGCCAATCCTGCCGAGGGGGAGCGATACTATCTGCGTGTGCTGCTAAACCATGTTGCTGGCAAGACATCCTATGAGGACCTGCTCACCGTGGACGGTAGGCTATGCGGGAGCTTTAGAGAGGCTGCCGAAAGGTTGGGACTCATCGAGGCAGATAACACGCTCGACGACTGTCTTACCGAGGCAGAGCAGTGGGCGATGCCATGCTCTCTCAGGAGGCTCTTTGCAACAATTTTGGTGCACTGTGAGCCAGGCGACGTGCGTGGTTTATGGGATAGGCACTTCGAGCCTATGTCTGATGACTATCGGCGATCACACACGTGCCCGATTGAGGTGGAACAGATGGTGTTGCTTGACATTAGGGGTATGTTGCAGTCCATGGGCAAAGACATAGCTGATTTCGCTCTTCCATGCATTGACGATGCATTCGACCCAACCGAGGGAGAGGCCAGAGAAGTGATCGAGGAATCCAACGTCGATTTTGACATCAACGACACTAAATTGGCTTCGTCGCTAAACTTGGAGCAGAGGGCTGCATACGACGAGATACTAGCTTCTGTTGAACGCGGTGATGGGGGTGTGTTCTCTGTTGATGGACCGGGAGGTACAGGGAAGACCTTCCTGTACAGGGCGCTGCTTGCCAAGGTTCGAAGCGAGGGAAACATCGctatcgctaccgcgacgtcagGCGTCGCCGCTTCTATCATGCCTGGAGGCAGGACTGCCCACTCGAGGTTCAAGATCCCATTGAGCTGCGACGATGGCGCCTCATGCACCTTCACAAAACAGAGTGGTACCGCCAAGCTACTGAGGATGGCCTCATTGATACTATGGGACGAGGCCACCATGACTAAGCGACAAGCGGTCGAGGCACTGGACAACAGCATGCGCGACATCATGGGAAGACGGGACCGACCCTTTGGAGGAAAAACTGTTGTGTTTGGCGGGGACTTCAGGCAGGTGCTTCCGGTCGTCAGGAGGGGGTCCCGGGGTCAGATAATCGATGCAACCCTTCGAAGTTCACACCTCTGGAAGGGTATGCGTCAGCTAAGGCTCGTCACCAACATGAGGGCTCATAATGACACCTGGTTTGCGGATTACTTGCTAAGGGTAGGCAATGGCACCGAGGAAGTTGACGATCAAGGAAACATACGACTCCCTGAAGATATTTGTGTGCCGTCTACAGGCGAGGGTGATGACCTGGAGAAGCTGATTGACCATGTGTTTCCGAGACTAGATGACAACATGTCCGATCCGAATTACATGACTTCACGCGCAATCCTCTCCACCACGAACGACAACGTCGACAAGATAAACATACGCATGGTAGAGCATTTTCGGGGAGAAGAAGTAATCTACCATAGCTTTGACAGTGTAGAAGACGACCCGTATGGCTACTACGCTCCCGAGTTCCTAAATGGATTGACTCCCAACGGTCTGCCTCCGCATGCACTCAAACTGAAGCTCAACTGCCCCGTCATACTTCTGAGGAACATTGATCCGGCTAATGGTCTGTGTAACGGGACGAGGCTTGTGGTGCGAGGTTTCGAGAGGAACGCCATCGACGCAGAAATCGTGATCGGACAACACACAGGTAGGAGGGTATTCCTTCCTCGAATACCCCTATGCCCGTCTGACAACGACATGTTTCCATTCAAGTTCAAGAGGAAGCAATTTCCTGTAAGGCTTAGCTTTGCTATGACGATTAACAAGGCTCAAGGCCAGACGATTCCGATTGTTGGCGTGTACCTACCTAATCCTGTGTTCTCTCATGGTCAACTCTATGTCGCACTGTCTCGAGCCACCGCAAAGAGAAACATAAAGATCCTCAttgagaaggagaaggagaaggagaatgCCAAGAAGCAAAGCGGTAAACCTAAGAAGCCGAAAGAGAAGGCCAACAAGCAAAAGGACAATCCAAAGAAGCGAAAAAGACCGACTGTGTCCTTACTGACGTCGATGAAGAACATCGTCTACAAGGAAGTCCTTACAGGCTGA